One genomic region from Clostridium saccharobutylicum DSM 13864 encodes:
- a CDS encoding LysR family transcriptional regulator, giving the protein MGDKMNLEWYYTFIVVAKYENYRKAADELFITQTSVFNHIKNLENLLKVKLFEPKGRNITLTDDGKLFYSIAAETISTYEKGIYEMRNSKKKYSFRLNVVVTPYIASYLMVKFLPIFFEAAPNIDISISVMNEHIPQAIEENRYAIGIDRRLPNTDKINYLNVCEGKIKLVVPNIEENKYLDNELDFFKKYRVLAGNHPSYWEKLFEEIYKLYPEADITNISSVHTTECLIKANQGISYLPVYIFEEQNSKDIRIIDSKYIEDPISFTYVMWKKESPEIKLFLDLFGKFIKDEQKI; this is encoded by the coding sequence ATGGGAGATAAAATGAATTTAGAATGGTATTACACGTTTATAGTTGTTGCAAAGTATGAAAATTATAGAAAAGCGGCAGATGAATTATTTATTACACAAACTTCGGTATTCAATCATATTAAAAATTTAGAGAATCTATTAAAAGTAAAACTTTTTGAACCAAAAGGAAGAAATATCACATTAACAGATGATGGAAAGTTATTTTATTCAATTGCAGCGGAGACGATAAGCACATATGAAAAAGGAATATATGAAATGAGAAATTCTAAAAAGAAGTATTCTTTTAGACTTAATGTGGTAGTTACACCTTATATTGCTTCATATTTAATGGTTAAATTTTTGCCAATATTTTTTGAAGCTGCTCCTAATATTGATATATCAATATCTGTTATGAATGAACATATTCCTCAAGCAATAGAAGAAAATAGATATGCAATAGGAATAGATAGAAGACTACCTAATACGGATAAAATAAATTATTTAAATGTCTGTGAAGGAAAAATAAAATTAGTAGTGCCTAATATTGAAGAAAATAAATATTTAGATAATGAACTTGATTTTTTTAAAAAATATCGCGTACTTGCAGGTAATCATCCTTCTTACTGGGAAAAATTATTTGAAGAAATATATAAATTATATCCAGAAGCTGATATTACTAATATATCATCTGTACATACTACTGAATGTTTAATAAAAGCAAATCAAGGAATTTCATATTTACCTGTATATATTTTTGAAGAGCAAAATAGCAAAGATATTAGAATAATTGACTCTAAATATATAGAAGATCCAATCTCATTTACATATGTTATGTGGAAAAAAGAGAGTCCAGAAATAAAATTATTTTTAGATTTGTTCGGTAAATTTATCAAGGATGAGCAGAAAATATAA
- a CDS encoding MerR family transcriptional regulator, protein MNYSIGEFSKITNLSIDTLRYYEKEGLITPERKENGRRYYCEKDVAWIEFIKRLKETKMPIKEIQKYAKMRAMGDCTMIERMEMLIKHRTALKKEISKANENLQKLNDKIDFYKTSIDERDSNKLMR, encoded by the coding sequence ATGAATTATTCAATTGGAGAATTTTCGAAGATTACTAATCTAAGCATAGATACATTACGTTACTATGAAAAGGAAGGCTTAATTACTCCAGAACGTAAAGAAAATGGAAGACGATATTATTGTGAAAAAGATGTTGCGTGGATAGAATTTATAAAAAGATTAAAAGAAACTAAAATGCCTATTAAAGAAATCCAAAAATATGCAAAGATGCGCGCTATGGGGGATTGTACTATGATTGAAAGAATGGAGATGCTTATAAAACATAGAACTGCTTTAAAAAAAGAAATTAGTAAAGCTAATGAAAATCTTCAAAAATTAAATGATAAAATTGATTTTTACAAAACATCAATAGATGAAAGAGATAGTAATAAATTGATGAGGTAG
- a CDS encoding DUF5360 family protein — protein sequence MKKLKVLFLFTDIGFIIYWLITALHLIPINLAFKDYNNPILVDWNWSFFPLDMFISLTGFLALYFLSKKSEKWKMFCLCSLILTFCSGLQAVAFWALRNDFDLTWWVFNLYLLIYPLPFIYKLINGRLA from the coding sequence ATGAAAAAATTAAAAGTACTTTTCTTATTTACAGATATAGGATTTATTATTTATTGGCTAATAACAGCATTACATCTAATTCCAATAAATCTAGCGTTTAAAGATTATAATAATCCTATTCTTGTTGATTGGAATTGGTCGTTTTTCCCTTTAGATATGTTTATATCTTTAACAGGATTCTTAGCTTTGTACTTTTTGAGTAAAAAATCAGAAAAGTGGAAGATGTTTTGCTTATGTTCTTTAATTCTTACTTTTTGTTCTGGATTACAGGCAGTAGCCTTTTGGGCATTAAGAAATGATTTTGATTTGACTTGGTGGGTGTTTAATTTATATCTATTAATATATCCACTTCCGTTTATATATAAATTAATTAATGGGAGGCTTGCATAA
- a CDS encoding DUF2268 domain-containing protein, protein MNITLLRSDEIYKKMMNSPEEKRDDIYRYEIAKPFEFKWSCINVPLKSPKKGGYDVVMASNMLGYLPPSEVNETQDERSNLISNDVLWETCRKTIENCLERFTKAGYELPVKDYMFSIMLGNPKSPYLSLSDGYLGDGGIPGYILVSLVPNEYTISRIPVALAHECNHNVHFQFEKWKNDITLGEMIVCEGLAENFATSMFGEDMVGPWVSKIDMDTLNNYIKPIIKDALDVTGFDNISAYLWGDELAQLQGFFPQGMPYCAGYACGYHMIKYYLKKTGKSIVEATLTPASDIVKEIEGFWNEESA, encoded by the coding sequence ATGAATATTACATTATTACGTTCAGATGAAATTTACAAAAAAATGATGAATTCACCAGAAGAAAAACGAGATGATATTTATCGTTATGAAATAGCAAAACCTTTTGAATTTAAATGGTCATGTATTAATGTACCTCTTAAATCTCCTAAAAAAGGTGGCTATGATGTAGTTATGGCAAGCAATATGCTTGGCTACTTACCACCATCAGAAGTGAATGAAACTCAAGATGAAAGGAGTAATTTAATTTCAAATGATGTATTATGGGAAACTTGTAGGAAAACTATTGAAAATTGCTTAGAGCGTTTTACAAAAGCAGGGTATGAATTGCCGGTAAAAGATTATATGTTTTCTATCATGCTTGGTAATCCTAAAAGTCCATACCTATCATTGAGTGATGGTTATCTTGGTGACGGGGGGATTCCTGGATATATTTTAGTATCTCTTGTTCCAAATGAATATACTATCAGCAGAATCCCAGTTGCCTTAGCTCATGAATGTAATCATAATGTACATTTTCAGTTTGAGAAGTGGAAGAATGATATTACATTAGGAGAAATGATTGTTTGTGAAGGGCTTGCTGAAAATTTTGCAACTTCAATGTTTGGTGAAGATATGGTTGGACCTTGGGTAAGTAAGATTGATATGGATACCCTTAATAATTATATTAAGCCAATTATTAAAGATGCTTTAGATGTAACAGGCTTTGATAATATTTCAGCTTATCTTTGGGGTGATGAACTTGCACAGTTGCAAGGATTTTTTCCTCAAGGAATGCCTTATTGCGCAGGTTATGCCTGTGGTTATCATATGATAAAGTATTACCTAAAAAAGACAGGAAAATCAATTGTAGAAGCTACATTAACACCTGCAAGTGATATTGTAAAAGAAATAGAGGGTTTTTGGAATGAAGAGTCAGCTTAA
- a CDS encoding MerR family transcriptional regulator yields MKSQLKMVNEVAKLTGITVRALHYYDEINLLKPSDNYQAGYRLYSNEDVETLQQIMFLKEIGFELKQIKDIIHNPQFDKRRALENHKEILILKKKRIEELIKLVDSKLEGDSNLSFSEFDESSIIAKQKEYHEEVLKRWKNTQAYKEFEEKQSKRNNEFPDIDKAAKKIFGEIAECMESPPSCKKVQHLISLWQNYITENYYNCTNEILQCLASMYVEDERFKTYINSIDDDLAQYINEAINFYCESKKRKL; encoded by the coding sequence ATGAAGAGTCAGCTTAAAATGGTAAATGAAGTAGCAAAGCTAACAGGCATTACTGTTAGAGCACTGCATTATTATGATGAAATAAATCTTTTAAAGCCATCAGACAATTATCAAGCAGGATATAGACTTTATAGCAATGAAGATGTTGAAACTTTACAGCAAATAATGTTTTTAAAAGAAATTGGATTTGAATTAAAGCAGATAAAAGATATTATTCACAATCCTCAGTTTGACAAGAGAAGAGCTTTAGAAAACCATAAAGAAATATTGATTCTCAAGAAGAAACGTATTGAAGAGTTAATAAAACTTGTAGATTCTAAATTAGAAGGAGATTCAAATTTAAGCTTTTCAGAATTTGATGAATCGAGCATTATTGCTAAACAAAAGGAATATCATGAGGAAGTTTTAAAGCGTTGGAAAAATACACAGGCATATAAAGAATTTGAAGAAAAACAATCTAAGCGCAATAATGAATTTCCTGATATTGATAAAGCAGCAAAGAAAATTTTCGGAGAGATTGCAGAGTGCATGGAATCACCTCCAAGTTGTAAAAAAGTTCAGCACCTTATTTCATTGTGGCAAAACTATATTACAGAAAATTATTATAATTGCACTAATGAAATATTGCAGTGCTTAGCATCGATGTATGTAGAGGATGAGCGATTTAAGACATATATCAATAGCATTGATGATGATTTAGCACAGTATATCAATGAGGCTATAAACTTCTATTGCGAAAGTAAAAAGAGGAAATTATAG
- a CDS encoding pectate lyase family protein, whose product MKKKIKDKNQIKKEFGVLSKKVMMAALVTSMVMTPTITASALSYNKNLISSQGTSSVESKVSILKSEGWLESASVEWSAVKGATGYNVYYKSASDSDLEYKQLDNQLIRQYKSYFRADAIGLGEGNYVFKVVPIINGKEVEEQDAITQNLEVKANVREGFAFSSQSPMKTGSGGYNDDGTVPSNAQVIYITADTVNTVTAKVVTNNKGTKTTCKGLADILAKRQKGYDKTPLIIRMVGEIKASDVSGLNEKGYLQLKGCYNLTFEGVGEDATVYGWGILVRNSHNVEIRNLGVMLFPDDAISLDTDNENIWVHNNDIFYGAAGHDADQVKGDGSCDVKQHSTYVTVSYNHFHDSGKCSLCGMSDTENFYVTYHHNWFDHSDSRHPRIRVGTVHVYNNYFDGNSKYGVGATKGCSAYVEANYFRNCKDPMLISLQGTDVYNGSVGGFSREAGGMIKAYNNKIEGASRLVYANENATQFDAYLAKSRDEVVPSSYKTVSGGYTYNNFDTSSTMYSYNPDSPEDVKDKVTTYAGRINGGDLIWNFTNSDDASHTIDTALKDKITNYQSDLVSVGGNSITSTNKDS is encoded by the coding sequence ATGAAGAAAAAAATTAAAGATAAAAATCAAATCAAAAAAGAATTTGGAGTTCTTTCAAAAAAGGTAATGATGGCTGCTTTAGTAACATCAATGGTAATGACACCAACGATTACTGCTAGTGCGTTAAGCTATAATAAAAATTTAATATCGTCACAAGGGACAAGCAGCGTGGAATCTAAAGTATCCATATTAAAAAGTGAAGGATGGTTAGAATCAGCAAGTGTTGAGTGGAGTGCAGTTAAAGGCGCAACTGGATATAATGTTTATTATAAATCAGCAAGTGATTCAGATTTAGAATATAAGCAATTAGACAACCAATTGATCAGACAATATAAATCATATTTTAGAGCTGATGCAATAGGCCTTGGAGAAGGAAATTATGTGTTTAAAGTAGTGCCTATTATAAATGGTAAAGAAGTTGAAGAACAAGATGCAATCACACAAAATCTTGAAGTAAAAGCAAATGTAAGAGAGGGTTTTGCATTTTCTTCACAATCGCCAATGAAGACAGGTTCTGGCGGATATAATGATGATGGTACAGTACCAAGTAATGCTCAAGTGATATATATTACAGCAGATACTGTAAATACTGTAACTGCAAAGGTTGTCACTAACAATAAAGGAACTAAAACTACTTGCAAAGGTCTTGCTGATATTTTAGCAAAACGTCAAAAAGGTTATGATAAAACTCCACTTATTATCCGTATGGTAGGAGAAATTAAAGCATCTGATGTATCTGGCCTTAATGAAAAAGGATATTTACAATTAAAGGGATGCTATAATCTTACATTTGAAGGTGTAGGAGAAGATGCTACAGTATATGGATGGGGAATTCTTGTTAGAAATTCTCATAATGTAGAAATTAGAAATCTTGGCGTAATGTTATTCCCTGATGATGCAATTTCGCTTGATACTGATAATGAGAATATTTGGGTTCATAATAATGACATTTTCTATGGTGCAGCTGGGCATGATGCTGACCAAGTAAAAGGTGATGGATCTTGTGACGTAAAACAACATTCAACTTATGTTACTGTTTCATATAACCATTTCCATGATTCAGGTAAATGCTCGCTTTGTGGTATGAGTGATACAGAGAACTTTTATGTTACATACCATCATAATTGGTTTGATCACTCAGATTCAAGACATCCACGTATTAGAGTTGGAACTGTTCATGTATACAATAATTATTTTGATGGTAATTCAAAATATGGAGTTGGTGCGACAAAAGGATGTTCAGCTTATGTAGAAGCTAACTATTTTAGAAATTGTAAAGATCCAATGTTAATCTCTTTACAAGGCACAGATGTTTATAACGGAAGTGTAGGCGGATTTTCACGTGAAGCTGGAGGTATGATTAAAGCATACAATAATAAAATAGAAGGAGCATCAAGATTAGTTTATGCTAATGAAAATGCTACTCAATTTGATGCGTATTTAGCTAAATCAAGAGATGAAGTAGTTCCAAGTTCATATAAAACAGTAAGTGGAGGATACACTTATAATAATTTTGATACAAGTTCAACAATGTATAGCTATAACCCAGATTCACCAGAGGATGTAAAAGATAAAGTTACTACTTATGCAGGAAGAATAAATGGTGGAGATCTTATATGGAATTTCACAAATTCTGATGATGCAAGTCATACTATAGATACTGCATTGAAGGATAAAATAACTAATTATCAATCTGACTTAGTCTCTGTTGGAGGAAATTCAATAACTTCAACAAATAAAGATTCATAG
- a CDS encoding DMT family transporter, with product MISKYIYLALAIIFEVLGTTSMKFSDGMKSIGFVIIMLIFYILSLSMLSMALKNWEVGVAYAIWSGFGITLITTIGIMFFNESISISKVFFILLIIIGAIGLNLVTTSH from the coding sequence ATGATTTCTAAATATATATATTTAGCTCTTGCTATAATATTTGAGGTGCTTGGAACTACGTCGATGAAATTTTCTGATGGAATGAAAAGTATAGGATTTGTTATAATAATGTTAATTTTTTATATATTAAGTCTTTCAATGCTTTCTATGGCTCTAAAAAATTGGGAAGTTGGAGTAGCATATGCAATTTGGTCTGGATTTGGAATAACATTAATAACAACGATTGGAATAATGTTTTTTAATGAGTCTATTTCTATAAGTAAAGTATTTTTTATTCTACTAATAATAATTGGAGCAATAGGTTTAAATTTAGTTACAACTTCACATTAA
- a CDS encoding phosphoribosylaminoimidazolecarboxamide formyltransferase: protein MKELKLKYGCNPNQKPSRIFAQEGELPIKIINGNPGYINLLDAFNSWQLVKELKEATGLAAAASFKHVSPAGVAVGVQLTEGLKKVYFAPDTELSDIATAYIRARGADRMSSYGDFVALSDECDEQTAKFLSCEVSDGIIAPSYSKSALEILKNKRRGNYLIIEIDINYIPKEIETRQIYGITFEQKRNDVKISEDILTNLPTKNKTLPDNAKRDLIISLITLKYTQSNSVCYVKDGQVIGIGAGQQSRIHCTKLAGNKADTWFLRQNPKVINLPFKQEIRRVDRDNAIDVYISDDYIDILSDGLWEDIFTEKPVPLSREEKKEWLKNLNNVSLGSDAFFPFGDNIERAKKSGVAYIAQTGGSIRDDNVIETCNKYNIAMVFTKTRLFHH from the coding sequence ATGAAGGAATTAAAATTAAAGTATGGCTGTAATCCAAATCAAAAACCATCTAGGATTTTTGCACAGGAGGGGGAACTTCCTATAAAAATAATTAACGGAAATCCTGGCTATATTAATTTATTGGATGCATTTAATAGCTGGCAGCTTGTCAAGGAATTAAAAGAAGCTACTGGATTAGCAGCTGCAGCTTCATTTAAACATGTTAGTCCAGCTGGAGTGGCTGTAGGAGTTCAATTAACTGAGGGATTAAAAAAAGTATATTTTGCTCCAGATACAGAATTATCTGATATTGCTACTGCGTATATAAGAGCAAGAGGTGCAGATAGAATGTCATCTTATGGAGATTTTGTGGCCTTATCTGATGAATGTGATGAGCAGACAGCAAAATTTTTATCATGTGAAGTTTCAGATGGAATAATAGCACCATCATATTCTAAAAGTGCACTAGAGATATTAAAAAATAAGCGTAGAGGCAATTATTTGATAATAGAAATTGATATAAATTATATTCCTAAGGAGATAGAAACAAGACAGATTTATGGGATAACTTTTGAACAAAAACGAAATGATGTTAAAATATCAGAAGATATATTAACCAATTTGCCAACGAAAAATAAAACATTACCTGATAATGCTAAAAGAGATTTGATTATATCTTTAATCACATTAAAATATACCCAATCTAATTCTGTATGTTACGTGAAAGATGGACAAGTAATTGGTATTGGGGCAGGACAGCAATCTAGAATTCATTGTACAAAGCTTGCAGGAAATAAAGCTGATACATGGTTTTTAAGACAAAATCCCAAGGTTATAAACCTTCCTTTTAAACAAGAAATAAGAAGAGTTGATAGAGATAATGCAATAGATGTATATATATCAGATGACTATATTGATATATTATCTGATGGATTATGGGAAGATATTTTTACTGAAAAACCAGTTCCATTAAGTAGGGAAGAAAAGAAAGAATGGTTGAAAAACTTGAATAATGTATCTTTAGGATCAGATGCATTTTTCCCATTTGGTGATAATATAGAACGAGCAAAAAAAAGTGGAGTAGCTTATATAGCCCAAACAGGAGGGTCAATAAGAGACGATAATGTTATAGAAACATGTAATAAATATAATATAGCTATGGTATTTACAAAAACACGTCTATTTCATCATTAA
- a CDS encoding C1 family peptidase encodes MKFKKISIKIVSCLLFVFVSLITGQSSSAKTLHPTGLNHLHEKISGIKKVESPESKIQLPSQIDLSSKFPKVTDQGSLGSCVTFAIGYADKSYEEGVKLNWRLNTNAHLFSPAYIYSQIHLTDDPDGGGADFSDAFNLLKTQGCTTLADMPYDGSEYAWEITPTDEQIANAAKYKTKSWGQLPDGNYNAIKAQLANGNPVVIGIPVYPDFDNLNASNPIYDKVYGENRGGHALCVVGYDDSKKAVKIINSWGTNWGINGYGWISYNLIQSQGIEAYVMTDAN; translated from the coding sequence ATGAAGTTTAAAAAAATCAGTATTAAAATTGTATCATGTTTACTTTTCGTATTTGTATCATTGATAACAGGTCAAAGCTCGTCTGCAAAAACCTTACATCCAACAGGATTAAATCATCTGCATGAAAAAATATCAGGTATTAAAAAAGTAGAAAGCCCTGAAAGTAAAATACAATTACCATCACAAATTGATTTATCTTCTAAATTTCCCAAAGTTACAGATCAAGGAAGTTTAGGAAGCTGTGTTACATTTGCCATAGGATATGCAGACAAGAGTTATGAGGAAGGTGTTAAATTAAATTGGCGCTTAAATACAAATGCTCATTTATTCAGTCCAGCATATATTTACAGTCAAATACATCTTACAGATGATCCTGATGGTGGTGGAGCTGACTTTTCTGATGCATTCAATCTTTTAAAGACACAAGGATGTACAACATTAGCTGATATGCCTTATGATGGTAGTGAATATGCTTGGGAGATTACACCTACAGATGAGCAAATAGCTAATGCAGCTAAATATAAAACAAAAAGCTGGGGACAACTTCCAGATGGAAATTATAATGCAATAAAAGCACAACTTGCAAATGGAAATCCAGTTGTTATTGGTATACCTGTATATCCAGACTTTGATAATTTAAATGCTAGTAATCCAATTTATGATAAGGTCTATGGTGAAAATAGAGGTGGTCACGCATTATGTGTAGTTGGTTATGATGATAGTAAGAAAGCCGTAAAAATTATTAATTCTTGGGGAACAAATTGGGGTATTAATGGATACGGATGGATTAGCTATAATTTGATACAAAGTCAAGGTATAGAAGCATATGTAATGACAGATGCTAACTAG
- a CDS encoding Lrp/AsnC family transcriptional regulator has protein sequence MFDEIDLRILDMLKINSKISLKEIGEAVHLTPQGVSNRVIRLQDSGIITQYTICTNNYLLGKNITAYITIFMKTTMHDKLTKFIKTNSIITEAHRISGDGCYLLKVNCSNMDEINLLLDNIMEYGTYRLNLSTSTIKE, from the coding sequence ATGTTTGATGAAATAGATTTAAGAATTTTAGATATGCTAAAAATTAATTCAAAAATATCACTTAAAGAAATTGGTGAAGCGGTACACTTAACTCCACAAGGAGTATCCAATAGAGTTATACGCCTTCAAGATTCTGGTATTATAACACAGTATACTATTTGCACTAATAATTATTTATTAGGCAAAAATATTACTGCATATATTACTATTTTTATGAAGACAACCATGCATGATAAATTAACAAAATTTATAAAAACAAATTCAATTATAACTGAAGCACATAGAATTAGTGGAGATGGCTGCTATTTATTAAAAGTCAACTGCTCTAACATGGATGAAATTAATTTATTACTTGATAACATTATGGAATATGGCACTTACAGATTAAATTTATCAACCTCTACAATAAAAGAATAA
- a CDS encoding cysteine hydrolase family protein, with the protein MKKALLVIDVQNEYFTGKLKVTYPNNSLDNILKVMDYAKNNNMIIILIKHTAIYGDTFIKNSNEWEIHSKILEKSYDYLIEKTKPSSFHETNLEEILKKENITGVVISGYMTQMCCDTTAREAFHKGYYVEFLSDATGTIDVSNKIGTISSKDLHEATLITQSLRFSNVISSVELMKSNKL; encoded by the coding sequence ATGAAAAAAGCATTATTGGTAATTGATGTACAAAATGAATATTTTACAGGTAAACTAAAAGTAACTTATCCTAATAACAGTCTTGATAATATACTAAAGGTAATGGATTATGCAAAAAACAATAACATGATTATTATACTTATTAAGCATACAGCTATTTATGGAGATACATTTATTAAGAACTCAAATGAATGGGAGATACATTCAAAGATTCTTGAAAAATCTTATGATTATCTTATTGAAAAAACTAAGCCAAGCAGTTTCCACGAAACTAATTTAGAAGAAATATTGAAAAAAGAGAATATAACAGGAGTTGTTATTTCAGGATACATGACTCAAATGTGTTGTGACACAACAGCAAGGGAAGCATTTCATAAAGGCTACTATGTTGAATTTCTGTCAGATGCTACAGGAACTATAGATGTAAGTAATAAAATTGGTACCATAAGTAGCAAAGATCTTCATGAAGCTACTTTAATTACTCAAAGTTTAAGATTTAGTAATGTAATAAGCAGCGTGGAATTGATGAAATCTAATAAACTTTAA
- a CDS encoding response regulator transcription factor, translating into MVENKFTILIVEDDEQINDALKIHLLKKGYNAIQAYDGKEALDKFTSKMVDLILLDISLPEIDGMQVLKQVRTVSDVPIIMLTAFSKEYDKLKGFDLGADDYITKPFSFKEVIARIQAVLNRVKKSNVPQTAYINIGKIRINSVTREVFLDNTEILLTKKEFDLLFTFVNNHNITFSREKLLEKIWNNKDINDFRTVDTHIKQLREKLGCEKGCIQTVWGVGYRLKVTKNE; encoded by the coding sequence ATGGTTGAAAATAAATTCACTATTTTAATTGTTGAAGATGATGAACAAATTAATGATGCACTTAAAATCCATTTGCTTAAGAAAGGATATAATGCAATTCAAGCTTATGATGGAAAAGAGGCTCTGGATAAATTCACCTCAAAAATGGTAGATTTGATTTTACTGGATATTTCACTTCCCGAAATTGATGGAATGCAAGTACTTAAACAAGTGAGAACAGTATCAGATGTACCTATTATTATGCTGACAGCCTTTTCTAAAGAATATGACAAGCTCAAGGGATTCGATCTTGGAGCAGATGATTATATTACAAAGCCCTTTAGTTTTAAGGAAGTAATAGCTAGAATTCAGGCTGTTCTTAATAGAGTCAAAAAATCAAACGTACCACAAACGGCATATATAAATATAGGAAAAATTAGAATAAATTCTGTTACTAGGGAAGTTTTTTTAGATAATACCGAAATTCTACTTACTAAAAAAGAATTTGACCTTTTATTTACTTTTGTAAATAATCACAATATAACTTTTTCAAGAGAAAAGTTGCTCGAAAAAATTTGGAACAATAAGGACATCAATGATTTTAGGACTGTGGATACACATATAAAACAATTAAGAGAAAAACTTGGTTGTGAAAAAGGCTGTATTCAGACGGTATGGGGAGTTGGTTATAGGCTGAAGGTGACAAAAAATGAATAA
- a CDS encoding YbhB/YbcL family Raf kinase inhibitor-like protein, translated as MKINVKTEFGYLPTKYSKLAQVEYQYKGNPCVSFPIELYDVSSEVKSIAITFLDHDAIPVCGFTWIHWLACNIPSTIDIIPENISSDNSLNIVQGQNSFASSFVGETNPNITTRYIGPTPPDKDHEYTLKVYGLDQKLDLSEGYFMNDFLKAIDGHVVESAKLNILACS; from the coding sequence ATGAAAATTAATGTAAAAACAGAATTTGGTTATTTACCAACTAAATACTCAAAACTTGCTCAAGTTGAATACCAATATAAAGGTAATCCTTGCGTATCTTTTCCTATTGAATTATATGATGTATCAAGTGAAGTTAAGTCTATAGCCATTACTTTTTTAGATCATGATGCCATTCCAGTATGCGGATTTACTTGGATACACTGGTTAGCTTGCAACATTCCTTCTACAATTGATATTATTCCAGAAAATATAAGCAGCGATAATAGTTTAAATATTGTACAAGGTCAAAACAGTTTTGCTTCTTCTTTCGTAGGTGAAACAAATCCTAATATAACAACTAGATATATTGGACCAACTCCTCCAGATAAAGATCATGAATATACATTAAAAGTATATGGTCTTGACCAAAAATTAGATTTAAGTGAAGGTTATTTTATGAATGATTTTCTAAAAGCTATTGATGGACATGTTGTAGAATCTGCTAAATTGAATATATTAGCATGTTCTTAA
- a CDS encoding SDR family NAD(P)-dependent oxidoreductase, giving the protein MNGKEKYTVITGASSGIGYETAKAFAKRGKNLVIVARSKENLEKLKEEILNENPSLDVIVKCVDLSVISNVHQLYKELEQYHIETLVNNAGFGNYSSVADQNLEKIETLLRLNIEALVILSSLFVRDYKDVQGSKLINISSNGGYIIVPNAVTYCASKFFVSTFTEGLARELKDCNAKLQAKVLAPAATKTNFGNMANNVEGYDYDKSFGTYHTSKQMADFLLKLYDSNEVVGIVNRESFEFELSSPLFNYSGNPKNNQKCSTL; this is encoded by the coding sequence ATGAATGGAAAAGAAAAATATACAGTTATTACAGGGGCAAGTTCAGGAATAGGATATGAAACTGCAAAAGCATTTGCAAAACGTGGCAAGAATTTAGTTATAGTTGCACGTAGCAAAGAAAATTTAGAAAAGTTAAAAGAAGAGATTTTAAATGAAAACCCTTCTTTAGATGTAATAGTTAAATGTGTTGATTTATCTGTAATATCAAATGTACATCAACTTTATAAAGAATTGGAACAATATCACATTGAAACATTAGTCAATAATGCAGGCTTTGGTAACTATTCTAGCGTAGCTGATCAAAACTTAGAAAAGATTGAAACCCTGCTCCGATTAAACATAGAAGCTTTAGTAATATTATCATCGCTGTTTGTGCGTGATTATAAAGATGTTCAAGGTTCAAAGCTTATAAATATTTCTTCTAATGGTGGATACATTATTGTACCAAATGCTGTTACATATTGTGCAAGCAAATTCTTCGTAAGTACATTTACTGAAGGACTAGCAAGAGAATTAAAAGACTGTAACGCAAAACTACAAGCAAAAGTGCTTGCACCAGCAGCTACCAAAACAAACTTCGGGAACATGGCTAATAATGTAGAAGGATATGATTATGACAAGTCTTTTGGTACTTACCATACTAGTAAACAAATGGCTGATTTTTTACTAAAATTATATGATAGCAATGAGGTAGTTGGTATAGTTAACAGAGAATCTTTTGAATTTGAATTAAGTTCTCCACTCTTCAATTATTCAGGGAATCCAAAAAATAATCAAAAATGTTCTACATTGTAG